One part of the Methanomethylovorans hollandica DSM 15978 genome encodes these proteins:
- a CDS encoding type III restriction-modification system endonuclease, with product MKIHFDPNLDFQHEAISAITGIFEGQEICKTNFTVAPLKYDPQMKLPNEPQKDLGIGNRLLLLEEDIHNNVRSIQLRNGLAPSESLKSFDFSVEMETGTGKTYVYLRTIFELNKLYGFTKFIIVVPSVAIKEGVYKSLQITEEHFKALYDNVAFDYFVYDSQKLGQVRNFATSDTIQIMVINIDAFRKSFSDPEKEDKANIIHRPHDRMTGSRPIEFIQATDPIVIVDEPQSVDRTQKSKEAIASLNPLCTLRYSATHVDKHHMVYKLDSVDAYERKLVKQIEVAGIEVQDSHNKAYIKLLKVDNTKGKINAQIELDIQQKDGSVKRTNKTVHQGDDLLEISNGRSVYDGYIINDIYCEKGNEYIDFTSKPEILRLEQIVGNVNPDEYKLLQIRKTIEEHLEKELRLTSKGIKVLSLFFIDRVANYRSYDEHGNPEKGKFAKMFEEEYIKTISKPKFRALLNGNDPEVACQGVHNGYFAIDKKKDSSGNEILKDSSGEGKTQADENAYQLIMRDKEKLLSFDSKLKFIFSHSALKEGWDNPNVFQICTLNETQSAMKKRQEIGRGLRIAVNQNGERVHGFEVNTLTIMANESYEKFAEALQKEIEEEEGIKFGVVEKHLFANIIIPAETNTVTHLGFEASEQIWQHLKSKGYIDVKGKVQNKLISDLKTGSLDIPEKFKDNADKIGTALKKVAGNLNIKNAADKKKISLKRAVLDSQEFKELWDRIKYKTTFRVDFDSDKLIQICAEEIKKSLSVGKARFKFRKAKTEIDRGGVHANLISETSHTYESKDFVLPDIITYLQNETNLTRKTLVQILLQSERLSEFSNNPQKFIEQVSAIIKNQMRLFIVDGIKYEKIGDEHYYAQELFEEKELCGYLNKNMLQSKKSVYDHVVYDSDVEAEFAKSLELNQDVKVYAKLPDWFKIDTPLGSYIPDWAVLVDKDGQMKLYFVVETKGSILNNALRPTEQGKIDCGREHFKALGTNVGFTVASNYESFENELSK from the coding sequence ATGAAGATACATTTTGATCCGAACCTGGATTTTCAGCATGAAGCTATTAGTGCGATAACAGGTATCTTTGAAGGTCAGGAAATATGCAAGACAAACTTCACAGTAGCACCTTTGAAGTATGACCCTCAGATGAAACTGCCCAACGAACCACAGAAAGATCTTGGAATAGGCAATCGACTTCTATTGTTAGAAGAAGATATCCACAATAATGTAAGATCCATTCAGTTACGTAATGGTCTGGCTCCTTCGGAGTCTCTAAAATCGTTTGATTTTTCAGTGGAAATGGAAACAGGAACCGGGAAGACCTATGTATATCTACGCACGATCTTTGAACTGAACAAACTTTATGGCTTCACAAAATTCATTATCGTGGTCCCATCCGTGGCGATCAAGGAAGGTGTCTACAAATCTCTGCAAATTACTGAAGAACATTTCAAGGCACTCTATGATAACGTAGCCTTTGACTATTTTGTGTATGACTCTCAAAAACTTGGACAAGTACGTAATTTTGCTACCAGTGATACTATACAGATAATGGTCATAAATATCGATGCTTTCAGGAAGAGCTTCAGTGATCCTGAAAAAGAGGATAAGGCAAACATAATTCATCGTCCTCATGACCGCATGACCGGTTCACGTCCTATTGAGTTCATTCAAGCCACAGATCCTATTGTCATAGTTGATGAACCGCAAAGTGTGGACAGAACTCAAAAGAGTAAGGAAGCAATAGCTTCCCTTAACCCACTGTGCACATTGCGTTACTCAGCAACACACGTTGATAAACACCACATGGTCTATAAGCTGGATTCAGTGGATGCTTACGAGAGAAAGCTCGTCAAACAGATAGAGGTAGCCGGAATAGAGGTTCAGGACAGTCACAATAAAGCTTACATCAAACTGCTAAAAGTGGATAACACAAAAGGAAAGATCAATGCCCAGATAGAACTGGATATCCAGCAGAAAGATGGCTCTGTAAAGCGTACAAACAAGACAGTTCATCAGGGGGATGACTTACTTGAGATATCCAATGGGCGCAGTGTCTATGATGGATATATCATCAACGATATCTATTGTGAAAAAGGAAATGAATATATTGACTTCACAAGCAAGCCAGAAATTCTTCGCTTAGAGCAGATAGTCGGTAATGTTAATCCTGATGAATATAAACTCCTGCAGATCAGAAAGACCATAGAAGAGCATCTCGAAAAAGAATTGCGTTTGACATCTAAAGGCATTAAAGTACTGAGTCTTTTCTTTATAGACCGCGTGGCTAACTATCGATCCTACGATGAACACGGTAACCCTGAAAAGGGTAAATTTGCTAAGATGTTCGAAGAAGAATACATCAAGACGATCAGTAAACCTAAATTTAGAGCTCTTCTTAATGGAAATGATCCGGAAGTAGCCTGTCAGGGCGTACATAATGGTTATTTTGCCATTGATAAGAAGAAAGATTCTTCTGGAAATGAAATACTCAAGGATTCGTCAGGTGAAGGAAAGACCCAGGCCGATGAAAATGCATATCAATTGATAATGCGTGATAAGGAAAAACTACTTAGCTTTGATTCTAAATTAAAATTCATCTTTTCACATTCAGCTCTTAAGGAAGGATGGGATAATCCGAACGTCTTCCAGATATGCACCCTCAACGAAACGCAGTCTGCCATGAAAAAGCGACAGGAGATAGGACGTGGGTTACGCATTGCAGTGAATCAGAATGGTGAGCGTGTCCATGGTTTTGAAGTTAATACACTCACAATCATGGCTAATGAGTCCTATGAAAAGTTTGCTGAAGCCCTCCAGAAAGAAATAGAAGAGGAAGAAGGAATCAAATTTGGAGTAGTTGAAAAACATTTGTTTGCAAACATAATAATCCCAGCTGAGACCAATACAGTAACTCATCTTGGATTCGAGGCATCTGAACAGATATGGCAACATTTGAAATCCAAAGGTTACATTGATGTGAAAGGCAAGGTGCAGAATAAGCTGATTTCGGATCTGAAAACCGGTAGTCTTGATATACCGGAGAAATTCAAGGACAATGCAGACAAGATAGGTACAGCATTGAAGAAAGTAGCCGGGAATTTGAACATCAAGAATGCAGCTGATAAGAAAAAGATTAGTCTGAAACGTGCTGTCCTTGACAGCCAGGAATTCAAGGAATTGTGGGACCGCATTAAGTACAAAACCACTTTTAGGGTAGATTTTGATTCTGACAAGCTCATTCAAATATGTGCTGAGGAAATAAAAAAATCTCTCAGTGTTGGAAAAGCACGCTTCAAATTTAGAAAAGCAAAAACAGAGATTGATAGAGGAGGAGTTCATGCAAATCTGATATCTGAAACATCTCATACGTATGAATCTAAAGATTTTGTCCTTCCAGATATCATCACGTATCTGCAGAATGAAACGAATCTGACCCGAAAAACATTGGTTCAGATACTCTTGCAAAGTGAACGGCTTTCTGAATTCAGTAACAATCCACAAAAGTTCATTGAACAAGTATCTGCTATTATAAAAAATCAAATGAGATTGTTCATTGTTGATGGTATCAAATATGAAAAGATAGGCGATGAACATTACTATGCTCAAGAGCTGTTCGAAGAGAAGGAATTGTGTGGCTATTTAAACAAGAACATGCTTCAAAGTAAAAAGTCAGTCTATGATCATGTAGTTTATGATTCAGATGTGGAAGCTGAATTTGCAAAGTCCCTTGAACTTAATCAAGATGTAAAGGTATATGCAAAACTTCCAGACTGGTTCAAGATTGATACACCTTTAGGTAGCTATATTCCAGATTGGGCTGTACTTGTAGATAAAGATGGACAAATGAAGCTGTATTTTGTGGTTGAAACAAAAGGAAGTATTCTTAATAATGCTCTGAGGCCCACAGAGCAAGGTAAGATTGATTGCGGTCGTGAGCACTTCAAAGCATTAGGTACAAATGTAGGGTTCACTGTTGCTAGCAATTATGAGTCTTTTGAAAATGAACTTTCTAAGTGA